A window from Campylobacter concisus encodes these proteins:
- the mfd gene encoding transcription-repair coupling factor encodes MQAKVYEYLLTHAPQILICEDDKEAALCADAASFAGFNAFKLPDFRAKKGDDLRSFNEELFEISSVLSKYYKFDGKKIIISPFSTLLNPLPTQKNLESSTVKLKDNLNLSEFADLLIRFGYECVDIVESVGEFSIRGEVIDIYGVNMDDPVRILLFGDEVESIRNYNTATQISNKAELSEAEIVPFIANLSKDEFEKVSQKIEDMQSDALVSDLNSLGFWAIDSFSDYLKVFDSRLVKKIDFEIYDAPEEKFKGIEILPEPKTFKDLEVTLNFDFFELNKSKSITVLSRNEGLFKGYELDGFTNVKLEISPLVVNITSSDKIVVSLNKFEKKRRVKRSSLVVDELKVNDYVVHEDYGIGRFLGLEKIKVLGATKEFVVIAYQNDDKLLLPVEHLNLIDRYIAQNGSMAVLDRLGKANFAKIKEKVREKLFAIASKIVAMAAKRELVTGKILQKEDISYLNFVQDAGFSYTSDQQKAVNDIKDELKSGKVMDRLLSGDVGFGKTEVAMNAIFTCIKSGFSAFFFVPTTLLSSQHYKTLSQRFSKFGIKVFRLDRFSSAKEKSSLQKALKENEPIVCVGTHALLGVKAENLGLIVVDEEHKFGVKQKEQLKEISQHSHILSMSATPIPRSLNMALSKIKTYSILATPPSSRLDVRTSVREWDEKVVKEAIMRELRRGGQTFYIHNHIADIEQTANELRKILPKLRILILHSKVNAKIAEDEMMKFERGEYDLLLCTSIVESGIHLPNANTIIVENANKFGMADLHQLRGRVGRSDKQAYCYFLVEDKDAISKDALKRLVALEGNSFLGAGSVLAYHDLEIRGGGNIIGEAQSGHIEAIGYSLYLKMLEDEINKLLNQDSAKLDKIDLKLSVSAFLNQEFIREDRLRLEIYRRLSKCKEVGEVYEIQSELEDRFGKIDTFTKQFLDVIIIKILALKAGIKTISNSEQNILITKNDDEKIRLKSHSKDDDDVLAEILVYLRKDKK; translated from the coding sequence ATGCAAGCAAAGGTCTATGAGTATCTTTTAACGCACGCCCCACAAATTCTCATCTGTGAAGATGACAAAGAGGCGGCACTTTGTGCTGATGCGGCCAGTTTTGCTGGCTTTAACGCTTTTAAATTACCTGATTTTAGAGCTAAAAAGGGCGATGATCTAAGAAGCTTTAACGAAGAGCTTTTTGAAATTTCATCCGTGCTTAGCAAATACTATAAATTTGATGGCAAAAAGATCATCATAAGCCCATTTAGCACGCTTTTAAACCCACTTCCAACACAAAAAAATCTAGAAAGCTCAACTGTTAAGCTAAAAGATAATCTAAATTTAAGCGAATTTGCCGACTTGCTCATACGCTTTGGCTACGAGTGCGTCGATATCGTTGAGAGCGTTGGCGAGTTTAGCATTCGTGGCGAAGTGATCGACATTTACGGCGTAAATATGGATGATCCTGTTAGAATTTTACTCTTTGGCGATGAGGTAGAGAGCATAAGAAATTATAACACCGCCACGCAAATTAGCAATAAAGCTGAGCTAAGCGAGGCCGAGATCGTGCCATTTATCGCAAATTTGAGCAAAGACGAGTTTGAAAAGGTCAGCCAAAAGATCGAGGATATGCAAAGCGACGCCTTGGTGAGCGACCTAAATTCGCTTGGATTTTGGGCGATCGATAGCTTTAGTGACTATTTAAAAGTTTTTGACTCAAGGCTTGTTAAAAAGATCGATTTTGAAATTTATGACGCACCAGAGGAGAAATTTAAGGGCATTGAAATTTTACCCGAACCAAAGACCTTTAAAGATCTAGAGGTCACTTTAAATTTTGACTTTTTCGAGCTAAATAAGAGCAAAAGCATAACCGTTCTTTCAAGAAATGAGGGACTTTTTAAGGGTTATGAGCTTGATGGCTTTACAAATGTAAAGCTTGAAATTTCGCCTCTTGTGGTAAATATAACTTCAAGCGACAAGATAGTCGTTTCACTAAATAAATTTGAGAAAAAAAGGCGAGTTAAACGCTCAAGTCTTGTGGTAGACGAGTTAAAAGTAAATGATTACGTCGTGCATGAAGACTATGGTATAGGACGTTTTTTGGGCCTTGAAAAGATCAAGGTTTTGGGCGCGACGAAAGAATTTGTGGTTATCGCCTACCAAAATGACGACAAGCTTCTTTTGCCGGTTGAACATCTAAATTTGATAGACCGCTACATCGCTCAAAATGGCTCTATGGCGGTGCTTGATCGCTTAGGCAAGGCAAATTTTGCCAAGATAAAAGAAAAGGTTAGAGAAAAACTCTTCGCGATCGCTTCAAAGATCGTAGCAATGGCTGCAAAAAGAGAACTTGTGACTGGTAAAATTTTGCAAAAAGAAGACATCTCTTATCTAAATTTTGTCCAAGACGCTGGTTTTTCATACACGAGCGACCAGCAAAAAGCAGTAAATGATATAAAAGATGAGCTAAAAAGCGGCAAGGTCATGGATAGGCTGCTTAGTGGAGATGTTGGCTTTGGCAAGACTGAAGTTGCTATGAATGCTATATTTACCTGCATAAAATCAGGCTTTAGCGCATTTTTCTTTGTGCCAACGACGCTTCTTAGCTCACAGCACTACAAGACACTAAGCCAAAGATTTAGCAAATTTGGCATAAAGGTCTTTAGGTTGGACCGCTTCTCAAGTGCCAAAGAGAAGTCGAGCCTACAAAAAGCACTAAAAGAAAATGAGCCAATAGTTTGCGTGGGAACGCATGCGCTTCTTGGTGTAAAGGCTGAGAATTTAGGGCTTATAGTGGTTGATGAAGAGCATAAATTTGGCGTTAAACAAAAAGAGCAGTTAAAAGAAATTTCTCAGCACTCACACATCTTAAGTATGAGCGCCACACCGATACCAAGAAGCCTAAATATGGCGCTTAGCAAGATAAAAACATATAGCATTTTAGCCACTCCGCCAAGCTCGAGACTAGATGTGAGAACAAGTGTTAGAGAGTGGGACGAAAAGGTCGTCAAAGAGGCGATCATGCGTGAGCTAAGACGTGGTGGACAGACTTTTTACATCCACAACCATATCGCAGACATCGAGCAGACAGCAAATGAGCTAAGAAAAATTTTGCCAAAGCTTAGGATTTTGATACTTCACTCAAAGGTAAATGCAAAAATAGCTGAAGATGAGATGATGAAATTTGAGCGAGGCGAATATGACTTATTGCTTTGCACCAGCATCGTTGAAAGCGGCATCCACTTGCCAAATGCAAACACCATAATCGTAGAAAATGCTAATAAATTTGGCATGGCTGACCTGCATCAGCTGCGTGGACGAGTTGGTAGAAGCGACAAGCAGGCCTACTGCTACTTTTTGGTGGAAGATAAAGATGCCATTAGTAAAGACGCGCTAAAACGACTTGTTGCACTTGAGGGCAACTCATTTTTGGGCGCTGGCTCGGTGTTAGCATATCACGACCTTGAGATAAGAGGTGGTGGTAACATCATCGGCGAGGCGCAAAGTGGCCACATCGAGGCTATTGGCTACTCGCTATATCTAAAAATGCTAGAAGATGAGATAAACAAACTGCTAAATCAAGACTCCGCAAAGCTTGACAAGATCGATCTAAAGCTTAGTGTGAGCGCCTTTTTAAATCAAGAATTTATAAGAGAAGATAGACTAAGGCTTGAAATTTATAGGCGCCTTAGCAAGTGCAAAGAGGTTGGCGAGGTCTATGAGATACAAAGCGAGCTTGAGGATAGATTTGGCAAGATAGATACATTTACAAAGCAGTTTTTAGATGTCATCATCATTAAAATTTTAGCTCTAAAAGCTGGCATAAAAACGATCTCAAACAGCGAGCAAAACATACTAATAACAAAAAATGATGATGAGAAGATCAGGCTAAAGTCACATAGCAAGGATGATGATGATGTTTTGGCTGAAATTTTGGTCTATCTAAGAAAGGATAAGAAATGA
- a CDS encoding Mur ligase family protein — protein MSLAKFLDGKPLYYKEIDYGRIIRAYATIKEHIKPFKIIHIIGTNGKGSTGRFLAQILSQNGAKVGHYTSPHIFKFNERFWLKGEVASDEILEAAHERLQGLLSDEYKIKTSYFEYMTLLSAVLFEGCDYFVCEAGMGGVLDATNVFEKELSIFTPIGLDHTAVLGNSLEEISRTKFEAMGTRAILNDEMNEISIAIAKEISSEKKAALSLPREILTAKNLDEIARYADKYNLPEFLRSNLTLAYAAAKILDNSIDIKKLGALTLRGRCEKIDSNLYVDVGHNELGAKAVAKKFSQEEFSDKKLTLVYNSFLDKDFKAVLAALKPVVEDVLLYHYHCEGRELGGELINKALNELEISHREFEPSDMNDIKEAKTGKIYLAFGSFHLAEAFLKEYYASKGL, from the coding sequence ATGAGCCTAGCTAAATTTCTTGATGGCAAACCACTTTACTACAAAGAGATTGACTATGGCAGGATTATTAGAGCGTATGCGACTATAAAAGAGCATATAAAGCCATTTAAGATTATTCACATCATCGGCACAAATGGCAAAGGTAGCACTGGCCGCTTTTTAGCGCAAATTTTAAGCCAAAACGGTGCAAAAGTCGGGCACTATACAAGCCCTCATATATTTAAATTTAACGAGCGATTTTGGCTAAAAGGCGAGGTCGCTAGTGATGAAATTTTAGAGGCAGCTCATGAGCGTTTGCAAGGACTTCTAAGCGATGAATACAAGATAAAAACGAGCTATTTTGAGTATATGACATTGCTTTCAGCTGTACTTTTTGAGGGTTGCGACTACTTTGTCTGCGAAGCTGGTATGGGTGGTGTGCTTGATGCGACAAATGTTTTTGAAAAAGAGTTAAGCATTTTTACGCCTATTGGGCTCGATCACACGGCAGTTCTTGGAAATAGTTTAGAAGAAATTTCACGCACGAAGTTTGAGGCTATGGGCACAAGAGCTATTTTAAATGACGAAATGAACGAGATAAGTATCGCTATAGCAAAAGAAATTTCAAGCGAGAAAAAGGCAGCTTTAAGCCTTCCAAGAGAAATCTTAACTGCTAAAAATTTAGATGAGATAGCAAGATACGCTGACAAATATAACTTACCGGAATTTTTACGCTCAAATTTAACTCTAGCCTACGCCGCTGCTAAAATTTTAGATAACAGCATAGACATAAAAAAGCTTGGCGCTCTCACGCTTCGAGGTAGATGTGAAAAGATCGATTCAAATTTATACGTTGATGTCGGTCACAACGAGCTTGGCGCAAAGGCTGTGGCTAAGAAATTTAGCCAAGAAGAGTTTAGTGACAAGAAGCTAACTCTAGTTTATAACTCATTTTTAGATAAAGATTTCAAGGCGGTTTTGGCAGCTCTAAAGCCAGTCGTTGAGGATGTGCTGCTTTATCACTACCACTGCGAGGGCAGGGAGCTTGGCGGAGAGCTCATAAATAAAGCGCTAAACGAGCTTGAAATTTCACATAGAGAGTTTGAGCCAAGCGATATGAACGATATAAAAGAGGCAAAAACCGGCAAAATTTATCTAGCCTTTGGCTCATTTCATCTAGCCGAAGCCTTTTTAAAAGAGTACTATGCAAGCAAAGGTCTATGA
- a CDS encoding GGDEF domain-containing protein, translating to MAAVTVSQIVKEALNEIKDRHLMLTPENYTEVYNEISKKYGFTTEESKKIEKYISRLGDEYKNQALSLHIKTVDEFVAFMTARLSRGAQQGAGLAADDKKLQSLNAFARRILQAISMLHNKDAKSLAEQSMQLLARRYDEKNLEEMCLRWFDFVSSYDTEFLEFLKYYGVRNFDDLKTMSSELEKFLTQKDEDGEEDVLIQLLSLTLEPSITKDLDEELSTIRSTLKQNPKTLNSKEFQEKVKAFVDRRIEEDRTEIIEKVGSLNNVLQNISERISDIAVSSQSSSDKVKSIKNDLKNVNLNTNSIDQVRSMLIEIAGALEIESKELGVEMHNRQATILELQNRVNSLEKELEEAKLESKEDFLTKVSTKRALMNEIQRIEEAYKRYGTDYSICFVDIDFFKSINDTYGHEAGDVILSAVAQVLKKNARKVDFVGRYGGEEFVILLPSTGLKDSVKFGDKLRSMIENFKFIYKNERIKVTISSGIATRSANLSETMTLEAADKMLYLSKENGRNQVMPKIIEEK from the coding sequence ATGGCAGCAGTAACCGTTAGTCAAATAGTCAAGGAAGCCTTAAATGAGATCAAAGATCGCCATTTGATGCTAACGCCAGAGAATTACACTGAAGTCTATAATGAAATTTCTAAAAAATACGGCTTTACGACAGAAGAGAGTAAAAAGATAGAAAAATATATCTCAAGGCTTGGTGATGAATATAAAAATCAAGCCCTAAGCCTTCATATAAAGACGGTCGATGAGTTTGTCGCTTTTATGACTGCCAGGCTCTCTAGAGGTGCTCAACAGGGAGCAGGACTTGCGGCTGACGATAAAAAATTACAATCACTAAACGCATTTGCTAGAAGAATTCTCCAAGCTATCTCAATGCTTCACAATAAAGATGCAAAAAGCTTAGCAGAGCAAAGTATGCAGCTGCTTGCCAGAAGATATGATGAGAAAAATCTTGAAGAAATGTGCCTTAGATGGTTTGATTTTGTTAGCTCGTACGACACTGAATTTTTAGAATTTTTGAAATATTATGGTGTTAGAAATTTTGATGATTTAAAGACAATGAGTTCTGAACTTGAGAAATTTCTTACACAAAAAGATGAAGATGGCGAAGAGGATGTTTTGATTCAGCTTTTAAGCCTTACTCTTGAACCTTCTATTACAAAGGATCTTGATGAAGAGCTTAGCACGATAAGAAGTACTTTGAAGCAAAATCCTAAGACCTTAAATAGCAAAGAATTTCAAGAAAAGGTAAAGGCATTTGTTGATCGCAGAATAGAAGAAGATAGAACAGAAATCATAGAAAAAGTTGGTTCACTAAATAATGTCTTGCAAAATATAAGCGAGAGAATTTCTGATATCGCGGTTAGTTCACAAAGTAGTTCTGATAAAGTAAAAAGCATTAAAAATGATCTTAAAAATGTAAATTTAAATACAAACAGTATTGATCAAGTAAGAAGCATGCTTATTGAGATCGCTGGTGCTTTGGAGATCGAGAGCAAAGAGCTTGGTGTCGAGATGCACAATAGGCAAGCTACTATTTTAGAGCTTCAAAACAGAGTGAATAGTCTTGAAAAAGAGCTTGAAGAAGCTAAGTTGGAGAGCAAAGAGGACTTTTTGACAAAAGTATCTACTAAGCGTGCTTTGATGAATGAGATTCAACGCATTGAAGAAGCGTATAAACGTTATGGGACTGATTACTCTATATGTTTTGTTGATATTGACTTTTTCAAAAGCATAAACGATACTTATGGGCATGAGGCTGGAGATGTTATTCTTTCAGCAGTGGCTCAAGTGCTTAAGAAAAATGCTAGAAAGGTTGATTTTGTTGGTAGATATGGTGGTGAAGAATTTGTAATCTTGCTTCCAAGCACTGGCTTAAAAGATAGTGTTAAATTTGGGGATAAGCTAAGAAGTATGATAGAAAATTTTAAATTTATCTATAAAAATGAGCGTATTAAGGTTACTATCAGCTCTGGTATAGCGACAAGAAGTGCAAATTTAAGCGAGACGATGACGCTTGAGGCTGCCGACAAGATGCTTTATCTCTCAAAAGAAAATGGTAGAAATCAAGTAATGCCAAAGATAATCGAGGAAAAATGA
- the lptE gene encoding LPS assembly lipoprotein LptE, producing MRYFLAFFIAIFICGCGYKPVSKITHDLVGDKIYVDVIISKEEPKNSVWIKDAVKEGMVARLNKDLSSKESADTSIIISVKDLNYEAIIYDEFGYITSYKAHLSLNYKTKFKDGSVVDIPATGEYDFSVARRQKDVRFADSVLSDTQKYEAIKEASKEAFDEYIASLAVKGYRNGSSNR from the coding sequence TTGAGATATTTTTTAGCGTTTTTTATTGCGATATTTATCTGCGGGTGTGGTTATAAGCCGGTTTCAAAGATCACACATGATCTAGTGGGCGATAAAATTTACGTTGATGTGATTATCAGTAAAGAAGAGCCAAAAAATAGTGTTTGGATAAAGGATGCTGTAAAAGAGGGTATGGTCGCAAGGCTAAATAAAGATTTATCAAGTAAAGAGAGTGCTGATACTTCGATAATTATTTCGGTAAAAGATTTAAATTACGAAGCAATTATTTATGATGAGTTTGGCTACATTACGTCATATAAAGCACATTTAAGCTTAAATTATAAGACTAAATTTAAAGATGGTAGCGTAGTTGATATTCCAGCCACTGGCGAGTATGACTTTAGTGTCGCAAGACGTCAAAAAGATGTAAGATTTGCTGACAGCGTTCTTAGTGATACTCAAAAATACGAAGCTATCAAAGAGGCATCAAAAGAAGCCTTTGATGAGTATATCGCAAGTTTAGCGGTAAAAGGATATAGAAATGGCAGCAGTAACCGTTAG
- the leuS gene encoding leucine--tRNA ligase → MAEKRKYEPLKIEKKWQEIWDKNEEFEPKDDLSLPKKYILSMFPYPSGRIHMGHVRNYSIGDALARSYRKSGYNVLHPIGFDSFGMPAENAAIKHKIHPKIWTYENIDYMKKELASLGFSFSKKRILATSDPLYTKWEQSFFIKMFEKGLVYRKNAIINWCEYDQTVLANEQVEDGKCWRCGNDVVQKELPGYYFNITKYASELLDDLKLLEGKWPNQVITMQENWIGRSYGLEFKFYLNEASREALGGKFDGFEVFTTRADTIYGVSYTALAPEHPIVKALLESDKIDENKKTKIKAILNQSPRERQASEKDGEFLGIYVVHPLTNEKIPVWVANFILADYGSGAIMAVPAHDQRDFEFASKFNLPIKPVVKPLEGESDGSKAYSEYGISINSELINGLASEEAKNFIIEKFEKDGLGKRITNYKLRDWGISRQRYWGAPIPVVHCKCCGVVPEKEENLPIALPEDVEITGEGNPLDKHPTWKFTKCPKCGKDAIRETDTMDTFVESSWYFARFASDEKTWEQKALDEKSVNYWMNVDQYIGGIEHAILHLLYARFFQKVLRDLGYLRDDEPFENLLTQGMVLKDGKKMSKSKGNVVDPDDIISKYGADTARLFILFAAPPQKELEWNDSAVEGAFRFLNRLWEKAQTIKKIDKLPEIDHESLNKDEKFARLKIYEALKKSTEVFSDTFAFNTLIAACMEALNAINAQDNEDVNAEGFFIILNLLEPIVPHIANELSEELFGRKNFTKIAVKEEVFVKDSIALAVTVNGKKRAEFEVAASESEGEILKLAKQNVAKWLEGKEILKEIYIKGKLVNFVIKG, encoded by the coding sequence ATGGCTGAAAAGAGAAAATATGAGCCTTTAAAGATAGAAAAAAAATGGCAAGAAATTTGGGATAAAAATGAAGAATTTGAACCAAAGGATGACCTAAGCTTGCCAAAAAAATATATCCTAAGCATGTTTCCATATCCAAGCGGACGCATACATATGGGGCATGTAAGAAACTACTCTATCGGTGATGCGCTGGCTAGGTCATATAGAAAAAGCGGCTACAACGTGCTTCATCCTATTGGCTTTGATAGCTTTGGCATGCCAGCTGAAAATGCAGCCATAAAACATAAAATTCACCCTAAAATTTGGACCTATGAAAATATCGACTATATGAAAAAAGAGCTAGCAAGTCTTGGCTTTTCATTTTCTAAAAAGAGAATTTTAGCTACGTCTGACCCACTTTACACAAAATGGGAGCAAAGCTTTTTTATAAAGATGTTTGAAAAAGGGCTTGTTTATAGAAAAAATGCAATTATAAATTGGTGCGAATACGATCAAACTGTGCTTGCAAATGAGCAGGTAGAGGATGGCAAATGTTGGAGATGTGGTAATGATGTTGTACAAAAAGAGCTTCCAGGATATTACTTTAACATCACAAAATACGCTAGCGAGCTACTTGATGATTTGAAGCTTCTTGAAGGCAAATGGCCAAATCAAGTAATTACAATGCAAGAAAACTGGATCGGCAGAAGCTACGGCTTGGAGTTTAAATTTTATCTTAATGAAGCTTCAAGAGAGGCTTTAGGTGGTAAATTTGACGGCTTTGAGGTATTTACTACAAGGGCTGATACGATTTACGGCGTTAGCTACACAGCCCTTGCACCTGAACATCCTATTGTAAAAGCATTGCTTGAGAGTGATAAGATTGATGAAAACAAAAAGACAAAGATAAAAGCAATCCTAAATCAAAGCCCAAGAGAGCGCCAAGCGAGCGAAAAAGACGGGGAATTTTTAGGAATTTACGTCGTTCATCCACTTACCAATGAAAAAATCCCAGTTTGGGTTGCAAATTTTATCTTAGCTGACTACGGCAGTGGCGCTATTATGGCTGTCCCTGCACATGATCAAAGAGACTTCGAGTTTGCAAGTAAATTTAATCTTCCTATAAAGCCAGTCGTAAAGCCGCTTGAGGGCGAGAGCGACGGTTCTAAAGCATACTCTGAGTATGGAATTTCTATAAATTCTGAGCTTATAAATGGACTTGCTTCAGAAGAAGCTAAAAATTTCATAATAGAAAAATTTGAAAAAGATGGTTTAGGTAAAAGGATTACAAACTATAAATTAAGAGACTGGGGAATTTCTCGCCAAAGATACTGGGGTGCGCCGATACCTGTCGTGCACTGCAAATGCTGCGGCGTAGTGCCTGAAAAAGAGGAAAATTTACCTATCGCACTACCTGAAGATGTCGAGATCACAGGTGAGGGCAATCCTTTAGATAAACATCCAACTTGGAAATTTACAAAGTGTCCAAAATGCGGTAAAGATGCGATCAGAGAGACTGATACGATGGATACGTTTGTGGAGAGTAGCTGGTATTTTGCTAGATTTGCAAGTGATGAGAAGACTTGGGAGCAAAAAGCACTTGACGAAAAGAGCGTGAATTACTGGATGAATGTAGATCAGTATATCGGCGGTATCGAGCATGCGATATTGCACCTTTTATACGCTAGATTTTTCCAAAAAGTCTTAAGAGATCTGGGCTATCTAAGAGATGATGAGCCATTTGAAAATTTGCTAACTCAAGGCATGGTCTTAAAAGATGGCAAAAAGATGAGCAAAAGCAAGGGTAATGTCGTAGATCCTGACGATATTATCAGTAAATATGGCGCCGATACGGCAAGACTATTTATCCTTTTTGCAGCACCTCCTCAAAAAGAGCTTGAGTGGAACGATAGTGCAGTTGAGGGTGCATTTAGGTTTTTAAATAGGCTTTGGGAGAAGGCACAAACTATCAAAAAGATAGATAAACTGCCTGAGATAGACCATGAAAGCCTAAACAAAGATGAGAAATTTGCAAGGCTAAAAATTTATGAAGCGCTTAAAAAATCAACCGAGGTTTTTAGCGACACATTTGCTTTTAATACATTGATCGCTGCTTGCATGGAGGCACTAAATGCCATAAATGCGCAGGATAACGAAGATGTAAATGCTGAGGGCTTTTTTATCATCTTAAATTTACTCGAGCCTATCGTGCCGCATATTGCAAATGAGCTTAGCGAAGAGCTTTTTGGCAGAAAAAATTTCACAAAGATAGCTGTAAAAGAAGAGGTTTTTGTAAAAGATAGCATCGCTCTTGCAGTTACAGTAAATGGTAAAAAAAGAGCCGAGTTTGAAGTGGCAGCAAGCGAGAGCGAGGGTGAAATTTTAAAGCTAGCTAAGCAAAATGTGGCTAAATGGCTTGAAGGAAAAGAAATTTTAAAAGAGATTTATATAAAAGGCAAATTAGTAAATTTTGTCATTAAAGGATAA
- a CDS encoding DUF6394 family protein — translation MNWGKVIYIFFALMSLTTTAEFLYDKNEIALFVAASINLVSTLLKIGVKNLLSAELFASSLVADLHLIPAFVILQVSENITLSYSLAIGAVIANIFSLALVLIESSKAQEEF, via the coding sequence ATGAACTGGGGAAAAGTTATCTACATATTTTTTGCGCTGATGAGTCTTACGACCACGGCGGAGTTTTTATATGATAAAAACGAGATTGCACTCTTTGTGGCAGCTAGTATAAATTTGGTTTCAACGCTACTTAAGATCGGTGTTAAAAATTTACTCTCAGCTGAGCTTTTTGCAAGTTCGCTGGTTGCTGATTTACACCTTATACCAGCTTTTGTTATTTTGCAAGTCTCTGAAAATATAACACTTAGCTATTCGTTGGCTATTGGCGCAGTCATCGCAAATATATTTTCACTAGCCTTGGTTTTAATAGAATCAAGCAAAGCTCAAGAAGAATTTTAG